The Pangasianodon hypophthalmus isolate fPanHyp1 chromosome 13, fPanHyp1.pri, whole genome shotgun sequence genome includes a window with the following:
- the LOC113528102 gene encoding RING finger protein 222: MMDEEAYNAECPVCYEGFADAARTLSCGHAFCHDCLVGTFVGSNRDGVITRDTIICPVCRHVTFVTRLQGLGGKKEKHAKMLEVPLRFSGRSTSAPRSSGGRCRRLGRCLRWISSRMSRQRLVYPKDSSQVFIISDLGRPLAEEDIIDVGPSTVIRENSTYDGCTLCTTSHCLLFLLIIFTLLALIAATLPWVFLA; this comes from the coding sequence atgatggatGAGGAAGCGTACAACGCGGAGTGTCCAGTCTGCTATGAGGGGTTCGCAGACGCGGCTCGCACGCTGAGCTGCGGACACGCGTTTTGCCATGACTGTCTGGTCGGGACTTTTGTGGGATCAAACAGGGACGGAGTTATCACCAGAGACACCATCATCTGTCCCGTGTGCAGACATGTCACATTCGTTACCAGACTGCAGGGACTCGGcggaaagaaggaaaaacacGCGAAGATGTTGGAGGTGCCGCTGAGGTTCTCTGGGCGCTCCACATCTGCTCCGAGATCCAGCGGCGGACGGTGTCGGCGGCTGGGACGCTGCTTGAGGTGGATTTCGTCCAGAATGAGCCGCCAGAGGCTGGTGTATCCTAAAGACTCCTCGCAGGTGTTCATCATAAGCGATCTGGGACGCCCTTTGGCTGAGGAAGACATTATTGATGTTGGGCCAAGTACGGTGATTCGTGAGAACAGCACTTATGATGGCTGTACACTGTGCACAACGTCACACTGCCTGCtgtttcttttaataattttcacTTTACTGGCTTTGATAGCCGCAACACTGCCTTGGGTTTTTCTGGCATAA